The following coding sequences lie in one Micromonospora sp. R77 genomic window:
- the hemW gene encoding radical SAM family heme chaperone HemW: MPGVLPDGETVPVDGALPATALTSVGARGFGVYVHVPFCASRCGYCDFNTYTSAELGGGADRESYADTVLAELALAGRVLGDTPPRRVDTVFVGGGTPTLLSADDLARILDGIDRTWGLAADAEVTTEANPESVTPESLRTLRAAGYTRISLGMQSAAPGVLAVLDRRHRPGRAAEAAREAREAGFDHVNLDLIYGTPGESADDFAASLAQVVAAGVDHVSAYALIVEDGTRLAARMRRGELPYPSDDVAADRYLAAEAALDAAGFSWYEVSNWARSEAARCRHNLLYWTGADWWGLGPGAHSHVGGVRWWNVKHPTAYAKRLAAGESPGLARELLTPDEAHMEDVMLRLRLASGLPLAVLDDAGRAAAARALADGLLAAPDHAAGRAVLTLRGRLLADAVVRDLLA; encoded by the coding sequence ATGCCCGGCGTCCTTCCAGATGGCGAGACCGTCCCCGTCGACGGTGCGCTGCCCGCCACCGCCCTGACCTCGGTCGGCGCGCGCGGTTTCGGCGTGTACGTGCACGTGCCGTTCTGCGCCAGCCGCTGCGGCTACTGCGACTTCAACACCTACACCTCGGCCGAGCTGGGCGGCGGCGCCGACCGCGAGTCGTACGCCGACACGGTGCTGGCCGAGCTGGCGCTGGCCGGTCGGGTGCTCGGCGACACCCCGCCGCGGCGGGTGGACACCGTCTTCGTCGGCGGCGGCACGCCGACCCTGCTGTCCGCCGACGACCTGGCCCGCATCCTGGACGGGATCGACCGCACCTGGGGGCTGGCCGCCGACGCCGAGGTGACCACCGAGGCCAACCCCGAGTCGGTCACGCCCGAGTCGCTTCGGACGCTGCGGGCGGCCGGCTACACCCGGATCTCGCTGGGCATGCAGTCCGCCGCGCCCGGGGTGCTGGCGGTGCTCGACCGCCGGCACCGCCCCGGCCGGGCCGCCGAGGCCGCCCGGGAAGCCCGGGAGGCCGGCTTCGACCACGTCAACCTGGACCTGATCTACGGCACGCCGGGGGAGAGCGCCGACGACTTCGCCGCCTCGCTCGCGCAGGTGGTGGCGGCGGGCGTGGACCACGTCAGCGCGTACGCCCTGATCGTGGAGGACGGCACCCGGCTCGCGGCGCGGATGCGGCGCGGCGAGCTGCCGTACCCCTCCGACGACGTGGCGGCGGACCGTTACCTGGCCGCGGAGGCCGCCCTCGACGCGGCCGGCTTCTCCTGGTACGAGGTGTCCAACTGGGCCCGCTCCGAGGCGGCCCGGTGCCGGCACAACCTGCTCTACTGGACCGGTGCCGACTGGTGGGGCCTCGGGCCGGGGGCGCACAGCCACGTCGGCGGGGTCCGCTGGTGGAACGTCAAGCACCCCACCGCGTACGCGAAGCGCCTGGCGGCGGGGGAGTCACCCGGCCTGGCCCGGGAACTGCTCACGCCCGACGAGGCGCACATGGAGGACGTGATGCTGCGGCTGCGGCTCGCGTCGGGGCTGCCGCTGGCGGTGCTGGACGACGCGGGCCGGGCGGCTGCGGCCCGTGCCCTGGCCGACGGCCTGCTGGCCGCGCCGGACCACGCGGCGGGGCGGGCGGTGCTCACCCTGCGCGGGCGGTTGCTGGCCGACGCGGTGGTCCGCGACCTGCTGGCCTGA
- a CDS encoding enoyl-CoA hydratase-related protein, whose product MTSPDALVRVATARGVTTLTLDSPHNRNALSTPLMTELLAGLAAAVADDTVRAVVLDHTGPVFCSGADLKETAAAYASGTVPAGMLGDVLAAVWECPKPVLAKVAGPARAGGLGLIAAADLAVCAQEATFAFTEVRIGVIPAVISATVLPRLHPRAAAELYLTGDTFDGRRAAEIGLVTAAVPADGLDAAVARYCDSLVRGAPGALTGAKELLRRPATTDLRAEIAELATLSTGYFLSDEGREGVLAFREKRLTRWVAALDGGRGESAG is encoded by the coding sequence ATGACCTCTCCGGACGCTCTCGTGCGGGTCGCCACGGCCCGTGGGGTGACCACCCTCACCCTGGACAGCCCGCACAACCGCAACGCGCTCTCCACGCCGCTGATGACCGAGCTGCTGGCCGGGCTGGCCGCCGCGGTCGCCGACGACACCGTCCGGGCGGTCGTGCTGGACCACACCGGCCCGGTCTTCTGCTCCGGTGCCGACCTCAAGGAGACCGCCGCCGCGTACGCCAGCGGGACCGTGCCGGCCGGCATGCTCGGCGACGTCCTGGCGGCGGTGTGGGAGTGCCCGAAGCCGGTGCTGGCGAAGGTGGCCGGGCCGGCCCGGGCCGGCGGGCTGGGCCTGATCGCGGCGGCGGACCTGGCGGTCTGCGCGCAGGAGGCGACGTTCGCGTTCACCGAGGTCCGGATCGGCGTGATCCCGGCGGTCATCTCGGCGACCGTGCTGCCCCGGCTGCACCCACGGGCCGCCGCCGAGCTCTATCTGACCGGCGACACCTTCGACGGCCGGCGGGCCGCCGAGATCGGCCTGGTCACCGCGGCGGTGCCGGCCGACGGGCTGGACGCCGCCGTGGCCCGCTACTGCGACTCCCTGGTACGCGGCGCGCCGGGTGCGCTGACCGGCGCGAAGGAGTTGCTGCGCCGGCCGGCCACCACCGACCTGCGCGCGGAGATCGCCGAGTTGGCAACGCTCTCCACCGGGTACTTCCTCTCCGACGAGGGCCGCGAGGGCGTCCTGGCCTTCCGCGAGAAGCGATTGACTCGATGGGTGGCCGCTCTCGATGGTGGTCGAGGAGAGAGTGCGGGGTAG
- a CDS encoding MOSC domain-containing protein, translating to MAGRLVTVNVGAVTEAAWAGDASGRSGIDKRPVDGPVLLRPDGVAGDFIGERAHHGAADQAVYAYAEEDAGWWAAELGREIRPGAFGENLTTYAVDVTGAVIGEQWAVGSALLQVTKPRSPCTTFAGFWGVPDLIKRFTVRAAPGAYLRVLRAGEVTAGDPVEVVERPAHGVTIGEVFRATTLEPDLLPRLLDAPGLPDRIREKARRRLAHPGPAATAG from the coding sequence ATGGCGGGGAGACTGGTGACGGTGAACGTCGGTGCGGTGACCGAGGCGGCGTGGGCGGGCGACGCGAGCGGCCGCAGCGGCATCGACAAGCGACCGGTCGACGGCCCGGTGCTGCTGCGGCCCGACGGGGTGGCCGGCGACTTCATCGGCGAGCGGGCCCACCACGGCGCCGCCGACCAGGCCGTCTACGCCTATGCCGAGGAGGACGCCGGCTGGTGGGCGGCCGAACTCGGCCGCGAGATCCGACCGGGTGCCTTCGGGGAGAACCTCACCACCTACGCGGTCGACGTCACCGGAGCGGTGATCGGCGAGCAGTGGGCGGTCGGCTCGGCTCTGCTCCAGGTCACCAAGCCGCGCAGTCCGTGCACCACGTTCGCCGGCTTCTGGGGGGTGCCGGACCTGATCAAGCGGTTCACCGTCCGGGCCGCGCCCGGGGCCTACCTGCGGGTGCTGCGGGCCGGCGAGGTCACCGCGGGCGACCCGGTCGAGGTGGTGGAGCGCCCCGCGCACGGGGTGACCATCGGCGAGGTGTTCCGGGCGACGACCCTGGAGCCGGACCTGCTGCCCCGGCTGCTCGACGCCCCCGGCCTGCCGGACCGGATCCGGGAGAAGGCCCGCCGTCGGCTCGCCCACCCTGGCCCGGCGGCGACCGCCGGCTAG
- a CDS encoding transcriptional regulator — MTAPRFDELIHAPTRLSLVGLLAATEWAEFRYLRDELGLSDSALSKQLSVLEQAGYVEVRKGFVGKRARTSVRLSRHGRGAFDGHVAALQEIVARAGATLVPPGA; from the coding sequence GTGACCGCTCCCCGGTTCGACGAGCTGATCCACGCGCCCACCCGGCTGTCGCTGGTGGGCCTGCTCGCCGCCACCGAATGGGCCGAGTTCCGTTATCTGCGCGACGAGCTCGGGCTCTCCGACTCGGCGCTGTCCAAGCAGCTCAGCGTCCTGGAGCAGGCCGGTTACGTCGAGGTGCGCAAGGGCTTCGTCGGCAAGCGGGCGCGCACCTCGGTGCGGTTGAGCCGGCACGGACGCGGCGCGTTCGACGGCCACGTCGCCGCGCTCCAGGAGATCGTCGCCCGGGCCGGCGCGACCCTGGTCCCGCCCGGGGCCTGA
- a CDS encoding carbohydrate ABC transporter permease has protein sequence MKKFALNGAGLLVALFAAFPVYWMVATSLKPNREIFSSTPRPVPAQPTLEHYREILTGNLIPGVTFVDFFLNSVLVAVSTVLLSGLVALLAATAVARFRFRLRTTFLILLLVVQMIPLEALVIPLFLMIQRLGLYNTLPSLILTYLGFSLPFAVWMLRGFVAAVPKELEEAAAIDGASRAQTFRRILFPLVAPGLVATSIFSFITAWNELIFALTFVNDQSRYTLPVAMTFFFGRDDTAWGSVMAASTLFTLPVIVFFLLVQRRMVSGLVAGAVKG, from the coding sequence GTGAAGAAGTTCGCCCTCAACGGCGCGGGCCTGCTGGTCGCGCTCTTCGCGGCCTTCCCGGTCTACTGGATGGTCGCGACCTCGCTGAAGCCCAACCGGGAGATCTTCTCCAGCACGCCGCGTCCGGTGCCGGCCCAGCCGACCCTGGAGCACTACCGGGAGATCCTGACCGGCAACCTGATCCCGGGCGTGACGTTCGTCGACTTCTTCCTCAACAGCGTCCTGGTGGCGGTGTCGACGGTGCTGCTCAGCGGCCTGGTGGCGCTGCTCGCCGCGACGGCGGTGGCCCGCTTCCGGTTCCGGCTGCGGACCACGTTCCTGATCCTGCTGCTGGTGGTGCAGATGATCCCGCTGGAGGCGCTGGTCATCCCGCTCTTCCTGATGATCCAGCGGCTCGGGCTCTACAACACCCTGCCCAGCCTGATCCTGACGTACCTCGGTTTCTCGCTGCCGTTCGCGGTGTGGATGCTGCGCGGCTTCGTCGCGGCGGTGCCGAAGGAGCTGGAGGAGGCGGCGGCGATCGACGGCGCGAGCCGGGCGCAGACCTTCCGCCGGATCCTCTTCCCGCTGGTCGCGCCCGGTCTGGTCGCCACCAGCATCTTCTCCTTCATCACCGCCTGGAACGAGCTGATCTTCGCGTTGACCTTCGTCAACGACCAGAGCCGCTACACCCTGCCGGTGGCGATGACGTTCTTCTTCGGCCGGGACGACACGGCCTGGGGCTCGGTGATGGCGGCGTCCACCCTCTTCACCCTCCCGGTGATCGTCTTCTTCCTGCTGGTCCAGCGCCGGATGGTCTCCGGGCTGGTCGCGGGCGCGGTCAAGGGCTGA
- a CDS encoding carbohydrate ABC transporter permease: protein MSVLTESTGTAAARETPARRRPRVDRLPYLLLLPCLVIIGVLLLWPLGEVVGMSFFKLNSVRQLRGDREWPWVGLDNYAQILGDPFFRTVLRNTVLFAAANVVLTMILGTLVGLLLNRLGKRMATFVASCVMLAWATPALTGTIVWKWIFDDTSGLVTWLFNKLPDGLSTSLFGRSDWTGYGWFNDPLLFFSILTLVVVWHSFPFIAVSVLAGLKSVPSELQEAARVDGAGPWRVFWSVTFPMLRPVFGILVVLSTIWDFKVFTQQFVLAGGTQDRSTFMLSIYSYAEAFSPPPKYGLGASIAVILTLILLVVTGVYVRMVLRQEDES, encoded by the coding sequence GTGAGTGTCCTGACCGAGAGCACCGGGACGGCCGCCGCGCGGGAGACCCCCGCGCGGCGGCGGCCCCGCGTCGACCGCCTCCCGTACCTGCTCCTGCTGCCCTGCCTGGTGATCATCGGGGTGCTGCTGCTGTGGCCCCTCGGCGAAGTCGTCGGCATGTCGTTCTTCAAGCTCAACAGCGTCCGCCAGCTGCGCGGCGACCGCGAGTGGCCCTGGGTGGGCCTGGACAACTACGCCCAGATCCTCGGTGACCCGTTCTTCCGTACGGTGCTGCGCAACACCGTGCTCTTCGCCGCGGCCAACGTGGTGCTGACGATGATCCTGGGCACCCTGGTCGGGCTGCTGCTCAACCGGCTCGGCAAGCGGATGGCCACCTTCGTCGCCAGCTGCGTCATGCTGGCCTGGGCCACCCCGGCGCTGACCGGCACCATCGTCTGGAAGTGGATCTTCGACGACACCAGTGGGCTGGTCACCTGGTTGTTCAACAAGCTGCCCGACGGCCTCTCCACCAGCCTCTTCGGGCGCAGCGACTGGACCGGCTACGGCTGGTTCAACGACCCGCTGCTGTTCTTCTCCATCCTCACCCTGGTGGTGGTCTGGCACTCGTTCCCGTTCATCGCCGTCAGTGTGCTGGCCGGGCTGAAGAGCGTACCGAGCGAGTTGCAGGAGGCGGCCCGGGTCGACGGCGCCGGCCCGTGGCGGGTCTTCTGGTCGGTCACCTTCCCGATGCTGCGGCCGGTCTTCGGCATCCTGGTGGTGCTCTCCACCATCTGGGACTTCAAGGTCTTCACCCAGCAGTTCGTCCTGGCCGGCGGCACCCAGGACCGCTCGACCTTCATGCTCTCCATCTACTCGTACGCGGAGGCGTTCTCGCCGCCGCCCAAGTACGGCCTGGGCGCGTCGATCGCGGTCATCCTGACCCTGATCCTGCTCGTCGTGACCGGTGTCTACGTCCGCATGGTGCTGCGGCAGGAGGACGAGTCGTGA
- a CDS encoding sugar ABC transporter substrate-binding protein, whose product MNRWKRLAPVTAIVASAAMVLAGCGGSGDDDKAADNSKLTVWMMGEGGDAQTKFLDGVETEFKKKHPETDVVVQYIPWLEAPKKFQAALAGGEGPDVTELGNTETQGWAAQEALADVTDKFKGWSEGKDILPGLVQNAQLDGKQYGVPWYAGVRAIYYRTDWFAEAGVKPPTTWDELVTAAKTVQAKKPGTYGIALPGNSELPFYSFLWGAGAEIATKDGDTWKSGYNTPEAQKAVKFWTDLVTVHKVAPPAAAGWNEVDARTQFATGKAAMAFAGSWQGGAMKKDNPDIEKVWGTFPIPGPDGKPAPAFAGGSDIALWKDSKRQDLAWDYLTVLLSKQKDQEFASSLNFFPVYQDLVSGGNYANDKVMAAFATSMQNTKLTPLTPKWVEVSRTKTVTQAMNSSVIKGQKTVEKATADAATEMESILNAK is encoded by the coding sequence GTGAACAGGTGGAAGCGGCTGGCTCCGGTCACCGCCATCGTGGCCTCGGCCGCGATGGTGCTCGCCGGTTGCGGTGGCTCCGGTGATGACGACAAGGCCGCCGACAACAGCAAGTTGACGGTCTGGATGATGGGCGAGGGGGGTGACGCCCAGACGAAGTTCCTCGACGGTGTCGAGACCGAGTTCAAGAAGAAGCACCCGGAGACCGACGTGGTCGTCCAGTACATCCCCTGGCTCGAGGCGCCGAAGAAGTTCCAGGCGGCGCTCGCCGGCGGTGAGGGACCGGACGTGACCGAACTGGGCAACACCGAGACCCAGGGCTGGGCGGCGCAGGAGGCGCTCGCCGACGTGACCGACAAGTTCAAGGGCTGGTCCGAGGGGAAGGACATCCTCCCCGGCCTGGTGCAGAACGCCCAGCTCGACGGCAAGCAGTACGGCGTCCCGTGGTACGCCGGCGTGCGGGCCATCTACTACCGCACCGACTGGTTCGCCGAGGCCGGCGTGAAGCCGCCGACGACCTGGGACGAGCTGGTCACCGCCGCGAAGACCGTCCAGGCCAAGAAGCCCGGCACCTACGGCATCGCCCTGCCCGGCAACTCCGAGCTGCCGTTCTACTCCTTCCTCTGGGGTGCCGGCGCGGAGATCGCCACCAAGGACGGCGACACCTGGAAGTCCGGCTACAACACGCCGGAGGCCCAGAAGGCCGTCAAGTTCTGGACCGATCTGGTGACCGTGCACAAGGTCGCCCCGCCGGCCGCCGCCGGCTGGAACGAGGTCGACGCCCGGACCCAGTTCGCCACCGGTAAGGCCGCGATGGCCTTCGCCGGCAGCTGGCAGGGCGGCGCGATGAAGAAGGACAACCCGGACATCGAGAAGGTGTGGGGCACGTTCCCCATCCCCGGTCCGGACGGCAAGCCGGCGCCCGCCTTCGCCGGCGGCTCCGACATCGCGCTCTGGAAGGACAGCAAGCGGCAGGACCTGGCCTGGGACTACCTGACCGTGCTGCTGAGCAAGCAGAAGGACCAGGAGTTCGCCAGCAGCCTGAACTTCTTCCCGGTCTACCAGGACCTGGTCAGCGGCGGGAACTACGCCAACGACAAGGTGATGGCCGCCTTCGCGACCAGCATGCAGAACACCAAGCTGACGCCGCTGACCCCGAAGTGGGTCGAGGTGAGCCGGACCAAGACGGTGACCCAGGCGATGAACAGCTCGGTGATCAAGGGGCAGAAGACGGTCGAGAAGGCCACCGCCGACGCGGCCACCGAGATGGAAAGCATCCTCAACGCCAAGTGA
- a CDS encoding GlsB/YeaQ/YmgE family stress response membrane protein — MELTVWGIITALIVGLIVGALGRLVVPGRQNMPMWLHMLIGVGAALLGTIVARASGFADTAGIDWRELLLQVLFAAIAVALVAGVGRRRSVSRY; from the coding sequence GTGGAGCTCACCGTCTGGGGCATCATCACCGCGCTCATCGTTGGTCTCATCGTCGGCGCTCTGGGCCGTTTGGTCGTGCCGGGCCGCCAGAACATGCCGATGTGGCTGCACATGCTGATCGGCGTCGGCGCCGCTCTGCTCGGCACCATCGTCGCCCGTGCGTCCGGCTTCGCCGACACCGCCGGCATCGACTGGCGGGAGCTGCTCCTGCAGGTCCTCTTCGCCGCCATCGCCGTGGCCCTGGTGGCCGGTGTGGGTCGCCGCCGGAGCGTCTCGCGCTACTGA
- a CDS encoding MYXO-CTERM sorting domain-containing protein, translating into MRPASPTPPASTGGSCSCRSSSPPSPWPWWPVWVAAGASRTTDAP; encoded by the coding sequence GTGCGTCCGGCTTCGCCGACACCGCCGGCATCGACTGGCGGGAGCTGCTCCTGCAGGTCCTCTTCGCCGCCATCGCCGTGGCCCTGGTGGCCGGTGTGGGTCGCCGCCGGAGCGTCACGCACCACTGACGCACCCTGA